AGGTCGAGGGGGAGCAGCATGGTGGCGGCGAAGGCGCCCACGACCCGCTGCACGTCGGGGTGCAGCGGCAGCCGGTTGAGCTGCAGGGAGTTCAGCACCATCCGGCGGTGTCCGGCCCAGCGGGCCAGTACCACGCCGAACGCGGTGAGCATGGCGGTCGACGGGGTGACGCCGCGGCTGGTGCAATGCTGCCGCAGCGCGCTCCAGCGATCGGCGCTCCAGCGATGCTCGCGGTTGCCCATGGTGACCGGCCGCACCTGCTGAGGGTCGGCGGCCAGCGGCAGCGCAGGCGGGCCGGGAAGCGCGTCGAGGCGGGACCACCACCAGTCCCGGTCGGCCTTCCACGCCTCGGTGGCGGGCAGGCCGGCGAGCGAGGCCACGTAGTCGCCGAAGTGGATCTCCAGTGGTGGCAGGGCGGCGTTCCAGTCGGCGACGAAGGTGAGCAGATCGCGACTGAGCACGCTGGACGACCATCCGTCGAAGATCAGCAGGCTCAGGCCCAGGTGGAGCCTGCCCTGGCCATCCGGGAGCAAGGTCAGCCGCACGTCCAGCCCCGGGCCGCGGACGGGGTCGGGGCCGCTGGTGCTCATCTCCTGCCGCACATTTCGCAGCGTGGTGGCGATCTCGTCGGCGTCCGCCTCGCGCAGGTCGTACACCCGTACCCGCGGTACGGCGCCGGGCGCGTCGGCGGGCAGGACGTGCTGGCGGCCGTCGGGGGTGACGCGCGCGCGCAGGGTGGGCTGGTGCGCGGCGAGCCGCTCGATCGCGTCCACGAGCGCGTCGGCGGCCTCGTCGCCGTCGACGCCGGTCAGGGCATAGTCGAGGTAATAGTGGGCCGAGTCGTAGGACAGCTCCCAGCCGTCCTGCTGACCGACGAAATACCCCTGCTGCAGGGGTAGCAGGGGGAATTCGGCGTGCGGGTCCGGGCGTGGGGTGACCGTGATCGGCAGGGCCCGGGCCTTGGGGCCACCGGCCGCGCGCCGCCGGACGAGCTCGGCCAGCTCACCCAGCGTGGTGTCCACGCGCACGTCGGACAGGGCGAGCGCGACGCCGAGGCGCTTGCGCACCAGCGCGGACATGCGCACCGCGAGAACAGAGTCGCCGCCCAGCCGCAGGAAGCCGGTGTCGTGCGGGATCTCCTCGGGTGGCAGGTCGAGCAGCTCCGACCAGATCTCGGCCAGTTCCTTCATGGGCACTCCCATCGTCAGTGATCAGCGGGTGGCGACGAACAGGCGCTGCGACAGCGCGGTCAGAGGGTCCCCCTGTCGGGGCAGGTCCACGTCGACGCGCAGCCCGCTGCCTCCCAGGGCGGCCAGCCACTCCTCGCGGCG
This window of the Nonomuraea africana genome carries:
- a CDS encoding phosphopantetheine-binding protein, producing the protein MKELAEIWSELLDLPPEEIPHDTGFLRLGGDSVLAVRMSALVRKRLGVALALSDVRVDTTLGELAELVRRRAAGGPKARALPITVTPRPDPHAEFPLLPLQQGYFVGQQDGWELSYDSAHYYLDYALTGVDGDEAADALVDAIERLAAHQPTLRARVTPDGRQHVLPADAPGAVPRVRVYDLREADADEIATTLRNVRQEMSTSGPDPVRGPGLDVRLTLLPDGQGRLHLGLSLLIFDGWSSSVLSRDLLTFVADWNAALPPLEIHFGDYVASLAGLPATEAWKADRDWWWSRLDALPGPPALPLAADPQQVRPVTMGNREHRWSADRWSALRQHCTSRGVTPSTAMLTAFGVVLARWAGHRRMVLNSLQLNRLPLHPDVQRVVGAFAATMLLPLDLDPAGTFAELATTAQAASGEHAAHNLVTGVEVGRELARRRGSWRPVGPVVFQSVLGVDAAMGGHPPEEAGPLGRVVASDYFHQLRTPQVAIEVRCFELGAEMVAVFSLVEELFEPDQVTAAFAEFVELVDALADGSGWDRVPGLPEAAEPERDEMLRLGLLPETAVRHQEGPPADDLEQAVADVFEELLEVPVLDRGADFFGLGGDSLLAVRAVVRLAKEAGTPVPVREFLADPTVAGVALAVRARLGDQR